In a genomic window of Ignavibacteria bacterium:
- a CDS encoding serine/threonine-protein phosphatase — MKSQLDQRTTYKIIDRILSLNYESQLELLSALVRDIVDNDRFVMTGGRVWEFDEKESVYVLRYQYGETELLTVGTRRTLDPDSPFTQLTKHQTIVTVDEGASDDPTRREYTLTGVGDVLRRSDGSTFKYALAFTAHAIAEEFRDTLVVVGAAATTALRNMQAAVRESRMRKDLDQAWQIQRGLVPDHARRFLEFDLYGVSLPESIVGGDYFDYLTTNEQDRLGVVISDAASKGLPAAVQALFVSGAMRMGVSFETKMSSLISRLNTLIYDTFPHERFVSLCYCELTHSSNGLVLYANAGHCPPMHFRAATAAVEFLQPTGGILGIVADQQFRVENINMAHGDVLVMFTDGITEAQDRSGTLYGDDRLIDVIRLNATSSSEMIAQAILDDVQTYSAGARYADDKTLIVIKRD, encoded by the coding sequence GTGAAAAGTCAACTCGATCAACGGACCACGTACAAGATCATCGACAGGATCTTGTCCCTCAATTACGAGAGTCAACTTGAACTGCTCTCGGCCCTTGTGCGAGACATCGTTGATAACGATCGATTCGTAATGACTGGCGGCCGCGTATGGGAGTTCGACGAGAAAGAATCCGTTTATGTACTCCGATACCAATATGGCGAAACGGAATTGCTTACGGTTGGAACTCGTCGAACGCTTGATCCGGATTCTCCATTCACCCAGCTCACCAAGCATCAAACCATTGTAACCGTTGATGAGGGGGCTTCGGACGACCCCACGCGCCGCGAATACACCCTTACGGGTGTGGGCGACGTGTTACGTCGGTCCGATGGATCCACCTTCAAGTACGCATTGGCCTTTACGGCACATGCCATCGCCGAGGAATTCCGGGATACGCTGGTTGTTGTGGGAGCTGCGGCAACCACCGCCCTTCGCAACATGCAGGCTGCCGTGCGAGAAAGCCGCATGCGCAAGGATCTCGATCAGGCATGGCAAATCCAACGAGGATTGGTTCCAGACCATGCCAGGAGGTTCTTAGAGTTCGATCTTTACGGTGTTTCACTCCCCGAGAGTATCGTGGGGGGCGACTACTTTGACTACCTCACAACGAATGAACAGGATCGTCTTGGCGTTGTGATCAGTGACGCTGCCAGCAAGGGACTTCCGGCGGCCGTTCAGGCCCTGTTTGTCAGCGGTGCGATGCGCATGGGTGTGAGCTTTGAAACCAAGATGTCATCGCTTATTTCTCGATTGAATACCCTGATCTACGATACGTTCCCACATGAGAGGTTCGTATCACTCTGTTACTGCGAGCTTACGCACTCATCAAATGGCCTGGTTCTGTATGCCAACGCCGGTCATTGTCCGCCGATGCATTTTCGAGCTGCGACCGCAGCGGTGGAATTCCTGCAACCAACAGGTGGTATCCTGGGCATTGTTGCCGACCAGCAGTTCCGTGTTGAGAACATCAATATGGCACACGGTGACGTACTGGTAATGTTCACAGACGGAATCACCGAGGCACAGGACCGTTCTGGTACGCTGTATGGAGACGATCGTTTGATCGACGTTATCCGACTCAACGCAACGTCCAGCTCAGAGATGATCGCCCAAGCGATCCTAGATGACGTCCAGACGTATTCGGCAGGCGCTCGATATGCCGACGATAAGACGCTGATCGTGATCAAGCGCGATTGA
- a CDS encoding aminoacyl-tRNA hydrolase — MTSFLIVGLGNPGTQYSLTRHNIGFMVVDAFTEKHRAKWTVREGKYATSSVRIMATELVIVKPLTYMNLSGEAVAPLAVSNGLQSSRVVAITDEYNFPVGRVHLRCGGSSGGHNGISSLIEKLGTSDFWRLRCGIDRAFGPGELVEYVLAPFSAEEQEFVKKMIDRGVQAIEEIARSGPEQAMQRINRA; from the coding sequence ATGACCTCATTCTTGATCGTTGGACTAGGAAATCCAGGAACCCAATATTCTCTAACGCGTCACAACATCGGTTTTATGGTGGTGGACGCTTTCACTGAAAAGCACCGAGCAAAATGGACAGTTCGGGAAGGAAAATACGCGACCTCCAGCGTTAGGATAATGGCAACGGAACTCGTTATAGTAAAGCCACTTACGTATATGAATCTATCCGGCGAGGCTGTAGCTCCGCTTGCTGTTTCCAACGGACTTCAATCATCCCGTGTAGTTGCGATTACGGACGAATACAACTTCCCTGTTGGACGGGTTCATCTTCGATGCGGGGGCAGTTCTGGAGGGCACAACGGCATTTCTTCCCTCATTGAAAAACTTGGCACTTCCGACTTCTGGCGACTACGATGTGGCATTGATCGGGCATTTGGACCAGGGGAACTTGTTGAATATGTCCTCGCCCCTTTTTCGGCCGAGGAACAAGAATTCGTCAAGAAAATGATCGATCGTGGCGTTCAGGCCATTGAGGAGATCGCAAGGAGCGGCCCCGAACAGGCAATGCAGAGGATCAATCGCGCTTGA